The region GTCGGTTCTTGACGATCCAAACAGCGGTAGGGCAGCATCAGGCTTCAGCACTCCCCCGAAGGTCTGGAACAGCGACTGGTGGTATGGGAGGGCAACGACAGTAACGGCTTACGCTCTTGTGATGAACGGAACTCCTGTTGCCAGTGTTCCGGTAACCTTCAAACTGATTTCTCCTGATGGCACCATTGTGGCTCAGAAGACCGCAAATACGGATTCTGCTGGTCTGGCGAAGGTGAGCTTCGATCTGAACAACGTTAACTTCTATGGCTTCTGGAAAGTCGTTGCAGAATACGGCGCTCTCAGAGCTGAGGAAAAGTTTGTTTACAACTGGTGGGGATGTGCGTGGTGTCACGGGAATGAAAAACTAACACAGCATGGCACCTACACGCCAAAATCTCCGTTTGTGATGGGCTACGACTTCCACAGCAACCCCAAGAAAGGCAAGCATGTTATGGTCATACAGAACGGGCAGTGTCTTTACTGTCACCAGAGCTACGATGCAGTTCCTCACAACAGGCTGGATTACACCGCATATCCTGCCGGTATTCACAACAACAAGGTTGAGTGTGAGAGCTGCCACGAAAGCTCTACAGTGAGATATGCGAGACCGAATGTTCCGGGCTGCTACGACACCTGCCATCCCGTTAAGAACTTCAATCTGAGCTCTATCCTGACGACCACGGGCTATGCAGTTGGTGGCACATATCGCTCAGTTTATTCCTATGATGTCAACACCGGAGAGCCTGCGAAAGCTCACACCGCTCAGAAGACCGTTCCATGTCTCAGCTGTCATAACGCTGCCCACAACAATACCAAGCCGTATCCAAGCCAGCCAAACAGCTATACTGAAAATGAACAGTGCCAGAGCTGTCATGGATACAAGCATGGCAAGAGTGTAACGAACTGTACTGGATGTCACGGTCAGGATGCGCATCTCGTCAAAGCACCGAAGGCCGGAAACTGCATCGAATGTCACAACACCGGCGGTTTTGCACCGAACGTGGATGTGACTGCATTCAATTCAAGCATACATTCGGGGCTGAACGCAAATTCGGCGATATCCAAAGGTTATCCTGCAGTGGTCGGGGCATGCTGGGCGTGTCACTACAACGGCAGCGAACCGCCATCACATGATACGACAGCATTCAGAAATCCGAAACAGTGCGAGGACTGCCATCTGGGTGGGTCGTTTAATGCTCCTGTAGTGTCAAATCACTTCGCCAACGGGTCAAGCATAAAGGTGAGCGCAGCATGTGTGGACTGCCATGGCAAGGATGAAATGCTTTCAACGTTCAACGGCCCTTCCGGAACGAATCTGTCTACGGTCAGCCACTATGGTAAGAAGAGAGTGGATCTTCTGATACTCTCTCAGTATGATACCTTTGATGTGGACTGCTCGTACTGTCATCAGAACACAACCACGGTATTTGCAGACGTGATGCGGAATGCATTCAGCTCCAGTGTGCCAGATCATTCAGATTCGCCGAATTCACCTGACTGTGTCGGCCTCTGCCACGGTTACGGCAGAATGCACGACTCTACGTTGATCAAGAAGTCTCTGACGACCTCACAGATGTGTCTTGACTGTCACTCTTCAGGAGGGAAGATGAAACACAACGGAACTGTGGACTGCTTTGTCTGCCACATGGATCCGTCAGACAGTCTTGGCAAGGCGCAGATACATGGTATCAAATATCTCCAGAAAAACGGAAGTTTTGTCAAATACCAGCCAACCAATGCGGTGGACTGCTACACCTGTCACGCAACTGCTAACGTGTCTCAGGTTCTCTCCTCATACTCCTTAACTGCTCCACATGTTGCATGGACAGAACATTCAACGGGCCAGAAGTGGGGAAATTACTGGCTTAACAGCAATCAGGCGTGCGAGTACTGTCATGGGGACACCAAACACAACACGACAGCACTTGGCAAAATTTCGGCAATAGCTGACACCTCAGCGCTTAACAGTCAGGTCTGTGCAGCCTGCCATGCATCTGACTCTCCAAACTACGCAGGAAATAACTGGACGCCTGCACCGCCGAGCATCGCTGGAACACCGTTAAGCACGGATTGGGTCAGCCATGATTTCCTCGGCGGAGATTACAGAGCCTCAAACTGTGCAGCCTGCCACAATCCAGATGCCGCAAATGTTACGCAGCTTGCACACGACGTCAAGGCTGCTGCTGGTGGGTGTGTGCAGTGCCATACCAACCAGAGCGTGGCTTACGTTGACGTGAATGCCCTTGGAAGGCACGCAGGTGTTGATGGCGACGCAAATCTGACAGACAAGGACTGCACGACCTGTCACTTCAACATAAGCGGTAAGTTCTCTCCGGATTACAAACCCATTGCGGGAGTCAATGTTTACAGCTGTGAAGACTGCCATGTGAATGGAACTCCCGTTACTGTGCCGGCAGATGTCCAGATATCGTCCTTTAAGCATGGTCTAAATGACTGCAAGTCATGTCATCTTGTCAGCTATGGATACCACTACAAGTCCCCGCTCGGAGATGTGGCAGCACTTCCAAGCTTCAACCAGGATTACAGGACGAATGAAGTTACAAGAAGAAATCTGTGCAATGATTGTCATTACAGCATGAATGCCGATGATGCTCCATTCCATGCTCCAGGGATATCCCAGGGGATGGCGTTGAGATACAGTTCTTGTGGAGGAGGAACTTCGTGTCATGGGGGTGTGAGGGAAAGTACAGACCCACACTACGTAAAATATGCCCCACCAATACTCGCGCAATCCATTAACATAGATATGCCTGCAACCATCTCCGGAACTGCCGTGATAAATATCACGGTTAAAGCCTACAGTACACAATTCCAGAGTGGTTACTATGAAATCGTCAATGAGGCTGGCAAGGTGATCTTCAAGGATGGCCTCTTACCCAACGACGGAGAGTGGGGTCAGAGTTTCCTGGACTGGAGATATTCCTCTGAATATTTCACGATTCCAATTGACACAACAAACTGGGTTCCAGGAAATTACACGCTGAAAGTGTACATCATGCGTGATGCTCCAAAGGTGGATCCAACGAAGCCCTACTATATGAATGGCTACATCATTTCGGCAAGCAAGCAATTTACAGTCCAATAAAAAATTGAAATTATTTTTAATAAATTATTTTTAATCTTAATTATTTATTTTTAGCCTTTCTGAATATTAGGCCTGCAACAATCCCTGCTGATAATACCCACACTCCACCAACGAAAGGCGTTTTTTCTGCGGTTATTTTGGGAACATACGAGACTCTGAAAACCTCTTCCGGAATTTCGCTTTTATTCACAATCGCAACCCACACGCTTCTGTTATCTTTGAATATTGCTGACTGATAGGCAACAATTACTCTATTGTCCTCGACGAGGATACTCTTCTGGTCGCACTTAAAGTTGAACGGCTCTTCAAGCTGAGATATGTACTCCACGTTTCTCGTAAGCCTTAAGGGTTTTGTCCAGTTTATGCCATCCCTGCTGCTGATAAGATAGACTTCCTCATTGCCTTCTATGGTCGAGGTGTAGGCTATCCAGATTCTCTCATCATCAGCCTTTGCATCGTTGTACAGGGAGAAGTTCAGGGGAGGGCTGAATGTAATTCTCGCGTGATTGCTGAGTTTGTATGGTGAGTTTCCATATGCTATGTAAATGTCGTGGTTGTTGAGGAGCGTGAGGTTGTTCTCGTCTCCTGTAAACTTTGCGTAATTAAGCCACCATCTGCCTTTAAACTCAAAGAGTTTTCCAAAGAGATACATTCCATCCGGAGGAATTACCACGATTGGCTCGCTCCATTTTACGAAATCTCTGCTCTCTCTGATGTATATTCCGTTACTTCCGTTTTTTTCTGCTATGCTATATGTCAGCCAGAACTTCCCGTTTTTGTCCTGGTACAGATGAGGATACCACTCTATTCTGTCTGTTTTTGCAATCGGGTAGGGTTTTATCCAGTTCAGACCATCCTGGCTGTATGTTGCATAGATGTCGTAGTCGAACCCGTACTTGATTGACTCCGGGTCGAGAGTTTTGTGCTTCACATAAACGAGTCTGAAAATTCCATCCCTGTCTATTAACAGCCACGGATGGTAATCCCCTGTTTTTGTGTCCGGGATTTTTACGGGTGCTGACCATTCCATTAAGTCCTCTGAGTTTGTGACGTATATTCCGTCTTCTCCCTGGAACGCCATCCAGTACGTCCCGTTTAGTTCGCTTATAACTGGATAGCTTCCATTAAACAGATATACTGAGACGAGTGCCAGAGCAAGGAGTTTGGACATGGTGTGCTTTTTTGTGGTTTGTAGCTAATTTATTTTTTGTCCACCAATTTGCCATTATAATTATTTTCATCATAAGCAAGTCTTAAATACTGTTATAATCAGAACTTTTACCGGGGATAATCATGTTTGCTGATCTCCTCAAAAATTCCGGAGTTTCAAAATATTTTCTGCTGATTGCGTTAGCGGCTTTCATCCTCCTTGCAGTCTCAGGACCGGTTTTTGCACAGCCCACAAAGATCGTTGTTACCACGGACCGTTATGCTGTCTGGAATCCGTATTACAATGATGTGGGCACATCAGATTCTACATTCACGGCTTACGCACTGCTCCTCGATGAAAAGGGCTTGCCTGTTGCAAATGAGGAAATCACGTTTATAATCTACACGGCAAGTGATGCGAAAATAACCCTCACGGCAACAACTAACTCGAACGGTATAGCATACGTTTCGTATGATGTTAGGAATAAAATCAGCTCTTCTTCAGATTCTGATGCTGGTCAGTGGACTATTGTAGCATATCCAACCAGCTATCCGAACATTAAAGGTTCGACACAGACCTGGTTCACTTCGAAAACTGGTTGTAAATCTAACTGTCACGAGAGTGGTGCTACTGATAGAGGCGGGAACCCAAAGTCTCCATATAATGACAACTGGGGTAAAAGCAAAACAAAAGCTGAAGAGGCACACACTGTTAGTGGTATGATGGGTGGTCATGATGGCAGGTACTGTACTGATTGTCATTCTGGATATGACAATGAAAAGGGCGTTTATGGCTTGTCGGGTCAAAATAGGCCGATAGGATCTCATACAGCAAAATACTGCGACAATTGCCACAGATTCGGATCTGAAACAGTTGATGGGATGCTGGACGTATACAGTGCCAGAAATGCTGGAGGAATTCCAGACATGCCGTCCTGCTACGACTGTCACCCTCAGAAGAACTCCAAGGTTTCGCCTGTTCAGACTACCGGGTCTGTAGGCAGTTATACTGGTGTTTCGGTTTATTCGTGGGACAGGTCAAATGGCCCTCTTGTTGCTCATACAGCAAGCGGCAACGGGGTTGATGATGGTGTGCCGTGCATATTCTGTCATGGCCCGATGCACAACATCACCGCTCCATACCCTGCTGGACTTGGAAACAGCTATACTGAAGATGAGCAGTGTCTGACGTGCCATACGAATCAGGGCAAGCATTCAGCGAACAATCCTATTTACTGCACCGCCTGCCACAGCCAGGATGCACACAGCATAGGCGTTCTGGATAAGAACGCCGGAACTCAACCGACCTACACGGCTCTTGGCTCCACAAATGCCATCACGAAGAACGACTGTGAATCATGCCACTCGCCCGGAAAAATTTCTGATTTCTTTTCCACCCTGAAAAGTTATGACTCCCAGGCGTACACTATGGATTACAACACTTTAACCGACTCATTTGGAAAGGCAATTTCAAAACATGCTGGAAAGGTTGAAT is a window of Geoglobus acetivorans DNA encoding:
- a CDS encoding multiheme c-type cytochrome; this encodes MKLRVSGIILFALVFWVAIAATTSAQEYEGSIAKVVILKNGVPELSFSKGDTVEFRVYSYTSHLRHLKIKLYDFQGDKFRELRFSKKNDYYVAYWTADREGWIYYEITSKKGIKKVWGFVIVGSKDTGSIRLYKDGVESESFTKGDYIYVKIKTTKKDRVKKVLISNWAGNVRSLDGDAVDVISSTDSELYFRFYLGSYLTDHLYPDRWASLRVETENGIKAGTHFFFGETASTPIRTPAPSPTPTPTPAPSPTPSPTPVPTPTPSPAPVPSQAQVLKLSLDRLSVLDDPNSGRAASGFSTPPKVWNSDWWYGRATTVTAYALVMNGTPVASVPVTFKLISPDGTIVAQKTANTDSAGLAKVSFDLNNVNFYGFWKVVAEYGALRAEEKFVYNWWGCAWCHGNEKLTQHGTYTPKSPFVMGYDFHSNPKKGKHVMVIQNGQCLYCHQSYDAVPHNRLDYTAYPAGIHNNKVECESCHESSTVRYARPNVPGCYDTCHPVKNFNLSSILTTTGYAVGGTYRSVYSYDVNTGEPAKAHTAQKTVPCLSCHNAAHNNTKPYPSQPNSYTENEQCQSCHGYKHGKSVTNCTGCHGQDAHLVKAPKAGNCIECHNTGGFAPNVDVTAFNSSIHSGLNANSAISKGYPAVVGACWACHYNGSEPPSHDTTAFRNPKQCEDCHLGGSFNAPVVSNHFANGSSIKVSAACVDCHGKDEMLSTFNGPSGTNLSTVSHYGKKRVDLLILSQYDTFDVDCSYCHQNTTTVFADVMRNAFSSSVPDHSDSPNSPDCVGLCHGYGRMHDSTLIKKSLTTSQMCLDCHSSGGKMKHNGTVDCFVCHMDPSDSLGKAQIHGIKYLQKNGSFVKYQPTNAVDCYTCHATANVSQVLSSYSLTAPHVAWTEHSTGQKWGNYWLNSNQACEYCHGDTKHNTTALGKISAIADTSALNSQVCAACHASDSPNYAGNNWTPAPPSIAGTPLSTDWVSHDFLGGDYRASNCAACHNPDAANVTQLAHDVKAAAGGCVQCHTNQSVAYVDVNALGRHAGVDGDANLTDKDCTTCHFNISGKFSPDYKPIAGVNVYSCEDCHVNGTPVTVPADVQISSFKHGLNDCKSCHLVSYGYHYKSPLGDVAALPSFNQDYRTNEVTRRNLCNDCHYSMNADDAPFHAPGISQGMALRYSSCGGGTSCHGGVRESTDPHYVKYAPPILAQSINIDMPATISGTAVINITVKAYSTQFQSGYYEIVNEAGKVIFKDGLLPNDGEWGQSFLDWRYSSEYFTIPIDTTNWVPGNYTLKVYIMRDAPKVDPTKPYYMNGYIISASKQFTVQ